In Agromyces archimandritae, one genomic interval encodes:
- a CDS encoding DUF305 domain-containing protein: MTGIRRPGPAPVAALLAALLAALLAGAVGAGLAGCTASEAAPPADPALTVRPGGPGGRPATEPPAPAELSEADLDFLEHMIDHHGQAIELAALAPGRGEDEELLALAERIALAQEAEAAEMRAWLDRRTLPERTHAHDAQGMPGALSAAELDAARAASGAAFDAAFVRLMIRHHEGAIEMASERLAARGDSSVARLAGSMADAQRIEIDRLRGIGERLAGLGG, translated from the coding sequence GTGACCGGCATCCGCCGCCCCGGGCCGGCCCCGGTCGCCGCCCTGCTTGCGGCCCTGCTCGCCGCGCTGCTCGCCGGGGCCGTGGGCGCCGGGCTCGCCGGCTGCACCGCGTCGGAGGCGGCGCCCCCGGCCGATCCGGCGCTCACCGTCCGCCCCGGCGGGCCCGGCGGGCGGCCGGCGACCGAGCCGCCGGCCCCGGCGGAGCTCTCGGAGGCCGATCTCGACTTCCTCGAACACATGATCGACCATCACGGGCAGGCGATCGAGCTCGCCGCCCTCGCGCCGGGGCGCGGCGAGGACGAGGAGCTCCTCGCGCTCGCCGAGCGCATCGCACTCGCCCAGGAGGCGGAGGCCGCCGAGATGCGGGCGTGGCTCGACCGCCGCACCCTGCCCGAGCGGACCCACGCGCACGACGCGCAGGGGATGCCGGGGGCCCTCAGCGCCGCGGAGCTCGACGCCGCGCGCGCCGCGAGCGGTGCCGCGTTCGACGCGGCGTTCGTGCGGCTCATGATCCGCCACCACGAGGGGGCGATCGAGATGGCCTCGGAGCGGCTCGCGGCGCGCGGCGACTCCTCGGTCGCGCGGCTGGCCGGCTCGATGGCCGACGCGCAGCGGATCGAGATCGACCGACTGCGCGGCATCGGCGAGCGCCTCGCCGGGCTCGGCGGCTGA
- the lipA gene encoding lipoyl synthase: MSAAPEGRRLLRIEARNAATPIERKPAWIKTTARMGPEYRELDALVRGEGLHTVCQEAGCPNIYECWEDREATFLIGGAQCTRRCDFCQIDTGRPAAYDRDEPRRVAESVTAMGLRYATVTGVARDDLPDEGAWLHAETVRAIHELNPGTGVEILATDFSGTPALLEEVFAARPEVFAHNVETVPRIFKRIRPAFRYERSLGVLTRAQGAGLITKSNLILGMGETAGEVLEALGDLRSAGTDIITLTQYLRPSPRHLPVARWVPPEEFLEFKAAAEELGFLGVLAGPLVRSSYRAGRLWAQSMASKGRPLPAGLAHLAEPRGFAQAV, encoded by the coding sequence ATGAGCGCCGCGCCCGAAGGCCGCAGACTCCTCCGCATCGAGGCCCGCAACGCCGCCACCCCCATCGAACGCAAACCCGCCTGGATCAAGACGACCGCCCGCATGGGCCCCGAATACCGCGAACTCGACGCCCTCGTCCGCGGCGAAGGGCTGCACACCGTCTGCCAGGAGGCGGGCTGCCCCAACATCTACGAGTGCTGGGAGGACCGCGAGGCCACCTTCCTCATCGGCGGCGCCCAGTGCACCAGGCGCTGCGACTTCTGCCAGATCGACACCGGCCGGCCCGCCGCCTACGACCGCGACGAACCCCGCCGCGTCGCCGAATCCGTGACCGCGATGGGCCTGCGCTACGCCACCGTCACCGGCGTCGCCCGCGACGACCTGCCCGACGAAGGCGCATGGCTCCACGCGGAAACCGTCCGGGCCATCCACGAGCTGAACCCCGGCACCGGCGTCGAGATCCTCGCCACCGACTTCTCCGGCACCCCCGCACTGCTCGAAGAGGTCTTCGCCGCCCGCCCCGAGGTCTTCGCCCACAACGTCGAAACGGTGCCGCGCATCTTCAAGCGGATCCGCCCCGCGTTCCGCTACGAACGCTCCCTCGGCGTGCTCACCCGGGCCCAGGGCGCCGGCCTCATCACGAAATCGAACCTCATCCTCGGCATGGGCGAGACCGCCGGGGAGGTGCTCGAGGCCCTCGGCGACCTCCGCAGCGCCGGCACCGACATCATCACCCTCACCCAGTACCTGCGGCCTTCGCCCCGCCACCTGCCCGTGGCCCGCTGGGTGCCGCCGGAGGAGTTCCTCGAGTTCAAGGCCGCGGCCGAGGAGCTGGGCTTCCTCGGCGTGCTCGCCGGCCCGCTCGTGCGCTCCTCCTACCGCGCCGGGCGGCTCTGGGCGCAGTCGATGGCCTCGAAAGGGCGGCCGCTGCCGGCCGGGCTCGCCCACCTCGCCGAGCCGCGCGGCTTCGCGCAGGCGGTCTGA
- a CDS encoding DUF2004 domain-containing protein, giving the protein MSTEHDYFGLIGDYWSERVEFADQDVEVVLDADEDTVSTDALDAAAAMIGELEVLDADMREGFLSQLSETGSPVSRFLEAVLGGDEETRELAEAAVSRDSGDRQVDAIRSFSLVRVDFRPDADADGDAFAEFEYGLAPEDLEQRLVVTIDLKATVVDVRFDE; this is encoded by the coding sequence ATGTCCACCGAACACGATTACTTCGGGCTCATCGGCGATTACTGGTCGGAGCGGGTGGAGTTCGCCGATCAGGATGTCGAGGTCGTGCTCGATGCGGACGAGGACACGGTCTCGACGGATGCGCTGGATGCGGCCGCGGCCATGATCGGCGAGCTCGAGGTGCTCGACGCCGACATGCGCGAGGGCTTCCTCTCGCAGCTGTCGGAGACGGGCTCGCCGGTGTCGCGCTTCCTGGAGGCGGTGCTCGGCGGCGACGAGGAGACGCGCGAGCTCGCCGAGGCTGCGGTCTCCCGCGATTCGGGTGATCGACAGGTGGATGCGATCCGCTCGTTCAGCCTCGTGCGCGTCGACTTCCGGCCGGATGCGGATGCCGACGGCGACGCGTTCGCCGAGTTCGAGTACGGGCTCGCGCCGGAGGATCTCGAGCAGCGTCTGGTCGTGACGATCGACCTGAAGGCGACCGTCGTCGACGTCCGTTTCGACGAGTAG
- the ffh gene encoding signal recognition particle protein: MATFGTLSDRLSETFKNLRTKGKLSAADVDGTVREIRRALLDADVALDVVKSFTATVRERALSDEVNRALNPAQQVVQIVNEELVGILGGQQRRLQFAKNPPTVIMLAGLQGAGKTTLAGKLGKWLKKEGHTPLLVAADLQRPNAVNQLQVVGSQAGVDVFAPEPGNGVGDPVKVAKEALKHAERTQHDTVVIDTAGRLGVDAELMKQAANIRKATSPDEVLFVIDAMIGQDAVATAKAFQEGVDFTGVVLSKLDGDARGGAALSVASITGRPIIFASTGEGLDDFEPFHPDRMASRILDLGDILTLIEQAQQAFDEEEAAKVAEKIAKEQFTLEDFLAQMQQLKGAGSIKKMLGMLPGAGGLRQQLDGFDEREITRTEAIIQSMTPAERQNTKLLNGSRRLRIAKGSGMTVTDVNQLVQRFEQAAKMMKTVARGGTPQIPGMGPVPGGYGPGKRAKKGKKSQGGSRSGNPAKRAAENAAAASGAPAPSAPTGSGFGLGGDKKQPQPSAADLAEMQKLLGGGR; encoded by the coding sequence ATGGCTACCTTCGGCACGCTCTCCGACCGGCTCTCCGAGACCTTCAAGAACCTCCGCACCAAGGGCAAGCTCTCGGCCGCCGACGTCGACGGCACCGTCCGCGAGATCCGCCGCGCGCTGCTGGACGCCGACGTCGCCCTCGACGTCGTGAAGTCGTTCACCGCCACCGTGCGCGAACGCGCCCTCTCCGACGAGGTCAACCGGGCGCTGAACCCCGCCCAGCAGGTCGTGCAGATCGTCAACGAGGAACTCGTCGGCATCCTCGGCGGCCAGCAGCGCCGCCTGCAGTTCGCGAAGAACCCGCCGACCGTCATCATGCTCGCCGGCCTCCAGGGCGCCGGCAAGACGACCCTGGCCGGCAAGCTCGGCAAATGGCTGAAGAAGGAGGGGCACACCCCGCTCCTCGTCGCCGCCGACCTCCAGCGGCCGAACGCCGTGAACCAGCTGCAGGTCGTCGGCTCCCAGGCCGGCGTCGACGTCTTCGCGCCCGAACCCGGCAACGGCGTCGGCGACCCCGTCAAGGTCGCCAAAGAGGCGCTGAAGCACGCCGAACGCACCCAGCACGACACCGTCGTCATCGACACCGCCGGCCGCCTCGGCGTCGACGCCGAACTCATGAAGCAGGCCGCGAACATCCGCAAGGCCACCAGCCCCGACGAGGTGCTCTTCGTCATCGACGCCATGATCGGCCAGGATGCCGTCGCGACCGCGAAGGCCTTCCAAGAGGGCGTCGACTTCACCGGCGTCGTGCTCTCCAAGCTCGACGGCGACGCCCGCGGCGGCGCGGCCCTCTCGGTCGCCTCGATCACCGGCCGGCCCATCATCTTCGCGTCCACGGGCGAGGGGCTCGACGACTTCGAGCCGTTCCACCCCGACCGCATGGCCAGCCGCATCCTCGACCTCGGCGACATCCTCACCCTCATCGAGCAGGCCCAGCAGGCCTTCGACGAGGAGGAAGCGGCCAAGGTCGCCGAGAAGATCGCGAAGGAGCAGTTCACCCTCGAGGACTTCCTCGCCCAGATGCAGCAGCTGAAGGGCGCCGGCTCCATCAAGAAGATGCTCGGGATGCTGCCCGGCGCCGGCGGCCTCCGCCAGCAGCTCGACGGCTTCGACGAGCGCGAGATCACCCGCACCGAGGCGATCATCCAGTCGATGACGCCCGCCGAACGGCAGAACACGAAGCTCCTGAACGGCTCGAGGCGCCTGCGCATCGCCAAGGGCTCCGGCATGACCGTCACCGACGTCAACCAGCTCGTGCAGCGCTTCGAGCAGGCGGCGAAGATGATGAAGACCGTCGCCCGCGGCGGCACGCCGCAGATCCCCGGCATGGGCCCCGTGCCCGGCGGCTACGGCCCCGGCAAGCGCGCCAAGAAGGGCAAGAAGTCGCAGGGCGGCTCGCGCAGCGGCAACCCCGCCAAGCGCGCCGCCGAGAACGCGGCCGCCGCGAGCGGCGCGCCGGCCCCCTCGGCCCCCACAGGCTCGGGCTTCGGCCTCGGCGGCGACAAGAAGCAGCCGCAGCCGAGCGCGGCCGACCTCGCCGAGATGCAGAAGCTCCTCGGCGGCGGGCGGTAG
- a CDS encoding GNAT family N-acetyltransferase: MAEIRPIEVPERLGTPESAPFEAFAALAESFKVETLGDADTSFGVDELFAFSRDQAYTERRRFGAWEGGRMIGTASVFWEVDGGVAAFCPTLGVVPEHRRRGIGSALLAAVEQAAASAGRTNLAVFGDHPIPDPDRPGERVLAPQGDAWLPADDPVVRFAREHGYRLGQLDRMSAMPLTGRAAEFAARLADSETASPDYRLVSWADAAPDELVDALAVAKEHMSVDAPSGAIGFEREVWDAARVRADERAAREAGRARFLTAAVAADGAIAGYTQLTNAPRKTVAYQDDTIVLAPYRGHGLGLRMKLANALALTRAAPERTRVITWNADENAHMLRINTALGFRPIALESSWAR; encoded by the coding sequence ATGGCCGAGATCCGCCCCATCGAGGTGCCCGAGCGCCTCGGCACGCCCGAATCGGCGCCCTTCGAGGCCTTCGCCGCCCTCGCCGAATCGTTCAAGGTCGAAACCTTGGGCGACGCCGACACGAGCTTCGGGGTCGACGAACTGTTCGCCTTCTCCCGCGATCAGGCCTACACCGAGCGCCGCAGATTCGGCGCCTGGGAGGGCGGCCGGATGATCGGCACCGCCTCGGTGTTCTGGGAGGTCGACGGCGGCGTCGCCGCGTTCTGCCCGACGCTCGGCGTCGTTCCCGAGCACCGCCGGCGCGGCATCGGCTCGGCCCTCCTCGCCGCCGTCGAACAGGCCGCGGCCTCGGCCGGGCGCACGAACCTCGCCGTCTTCGGCGACCATCCGATCCCCGACCCGGATCGACCCGGCGAGCGCGTCCTCGCCCCGCAGGGCGACGCGTGGCTGCCGGCCGACGACCCCGTGGTGCGCTTCGCCCGCGAGCACGGCTACCGGCTCGGCCAGCTCGACCGGATGAGCGCGATGCCCCTGACCGGTCGCGCCGCGGAGTTCGCCGCGCGACTGGCCGACAGCGAAACCGCCTCGCCCGACTACCGGCTCGTGTCGTGGGCGGATGCCGCACCCGACGAGCTGGTCGACGCCCTCGCCGTCGCGAAGGAGCACATGTCGGTGGATGCCCCGTCCGGCGCCATCGGCTTCGAACGCGAGGTCTGGGACGCCGCACGCGTCCGCGCCGACGAACGCGCGGCCCGCGAGGCCGGTCGCGCCCGCTTCCTCACCGCCGCCGTCGCCGCCGACGGCGCGATCGCCGGGTACACCCAGCTCACCAACGCGCCCCGCAAGACCGTCGCCTACCAGGACGACACCATCGTCCTCGCCCCGTATCGAGGCCACGGGCTCGGCCTCAGGATGAAGCTCGCCAACGCCCTCGCCCTCACCCGGGCGGCACCCGAGCGCACCCGCGTCATCACCTGGAACGCCGACGAGAACGCCCACATGCTCCGCATCAACACGGCGCTCGGCTTCCGCCCGATCGCCCTCGAATCCTCCTGGGCGCGCTGA
- the smc gene encoding chromosome segregation protein SMC, producing MYLKSLTLKGFKSFAQPTTFAFEPGVTCIVGPNGSGKSNVVDALAWVMGEQGAKTLRGGKMEDVIFAGTSTRGPLGRAEVSLTIDNGDGALPIEYSEVRISRTLFRNGASEYAINGEQCRLLDVQELLSDSGLGREMHVIVGQGQLDQVLRASADDRRGFIEEAAGILKHRRRKEKTLRKLDAMQANLTRLSDLAGEIRRQLKPLGRQAEVAREAAQIAAVVRDAKARLLADEVADLRRTLEEAGRTEQERQSERQVLAERLGGMQARIAEIEATQQSDDVDRARAVAHALESAEERLRSVLSLAKQRISLLGEEPTPDDASPRVSRGMIEEAREGLGELQNAVVDAGAALEQAAAAVRGARGRLDAVDEEIAARAAEVSRYDLAVQKLSGQADAAASKLAAVRGEVLRHENALAAARERADAARIQQERVEAEAAEEVAADTDLDEAYELAQAAVFEAEADIERLRETLHAAERERDALAAKTGALARALDMEGGSAELVAARLDGVRGLVADAVQVSPGYESAIAAALGTLADAVLVGTAEDSYRVLAWATEHELGRIDLVVAEAAGTEAGGAAPAGGAAPAGTAPRASAAAAHGTPAHTVVTAPPGVLGILAHVAIVDDLGAARAAGPALAGTGATVVTRDGELVTEHVLRGGSGASAGRIGLLAELESAKERQDEVRRLIERSGGELEAGRRVLEQAKQASAQALGELRAFDAKLAERTEKLNRARVQAEAALAEAERLGGAARTAAEQVADAEQAAAAAKEALETARAEPRPVLDASRRDGALAEVERARESEVEARLALETARERVRAEEARIVALERRFEAERRQAEEAARRAVIRRRQLAAASRVARLVPPVLESARASAAEARTELAKAEAERAGRNEELNAIRRTEQELRERVQTVTEDVHGLELRIYEKKLHVQSLVERAASELGLEEDVLLAEYGPGQPIPAETEDAEPAPFVRAEQQQRLQAAERKLGRLGRVNPLALEEFAALEQRHAFLTEQLADLTNTRKDLLTIIEEIDTKMESIFRSAFEDTRAAFAEVFPILFPGGTGDISLTNPDDLLTTGIEVSVRPAGKKIERLSLLSGGERSLAAVAFLLAIFTARPSPFYIMDEVEAALDDANLGRLLTTFENLRASSQLIVITHQKRTMEIADALYGVSMRQDGVSAVVGQRVREELASA from the coding sequence GTGTACCTGAAGAGCCTGACGCTGAAGGGGTTCAAGTCGTTCGCGCAGCCGACGACCTTCGCCTTCGAGCCCGGCGTCACGTGCATCGTCGGCCCGAACGGCTCCGGCAAATCGAACGTCGTCGACGCCCTCGCCTGGGTCATGGGCGAGCAGGGCGCGAAGACCCTGCGTGGCGGCAAGATGGAAGACGTCATCTTCGCCGGCACCTCGACGCGCGGGCCGCTCGGCCGCGCCGAGGTGAGCCTCACGATCGACAACGGCGACGGCGCCCTGCCGATCGAGTATTCGGAGGTGCGGATCAGTCGCACCCTGTTCCGGAACGGCGCGAGCGAGTACGCCATCAACGGCGAGCAGTGCCGCCTGCTCGACGTGCAGGAGCTGCTCAGCGACTCGGGCCTCGGCCGCGAGATGCACGTCATCGTCGGGCAGGGGCAGCTCGACCAGGTGCTGCGCGCCTCGGCCGACGACCGTCGCGGCTTCATCGAAGAGGCCGCCGGCATCCTGAAGCATCGTCGGCGCAAGGAGAAGACGCTCCGCAAGCTCGACGCGATGCAGGCGAACCTCACGCGCCTGTCGGACCTGGCCGGGGAGATCCGCCGCCAGTTGAAGCCCCTCGGCCGGCAGGCGGAGGTCGCGCGCGAGGCGGCGCAGATCGCCGCCGTGGTCCGGGATGCCAAGGCGCGCCTCCTCGCCGACGAGGTCGCAGACCTCCGTCGCACCCTCGAGGAGGCCGGCCGCACCGAGCAGGAGCGGCAGAGCGAACGCCAGGTGCTCGCCGAACGGCTCGGCGGCATGCAGGCCCGCATCGCCGAGATCGAGGCGACGCAGCAGAGCGACGACGTCGACCGCGCACGGGCCGTCGCGCACGCCCTCGAATCGGCCGAGGAACGGCTGCGGAGCGTCCTCTCGCTCGCGAAGCAGCGCATCAGCCTCCTCGGCGAGGAGCCGACCCCCGACGACGCGTCGCCGCGGGTGAGCCGCGGCATGATCGAGGAGGCGCGCGAGGGCCTCGGCGAGCTGCAGAACGCGGTGGTGGATGCCGGTGCGGCGCTCGAGCAGGCCGCCGCCGCCGTCCGCGGCGCACGCGGGCGCCTCGACGCCGTCGACGAGGAGATCGCCGCGCGCGCCGCCGAGGTCTCCCGCTACGACCTCGCCGTGCAGAAACTCTCCGGCCAGGCCGATGCCGCCGCGTCCAAGCTCGCCGCGGTGCGCGGCGAGGTGCTGCGGCACGAGAACGCGCTCGCCGCCGCCCGCGAGCGTGCCGACGCCGCCCGCATCCAGCAGGAGCGGGTGGAGGCCGAAGCGGCCGAGGAGGTCGCCGCCGACACCGATCTCGATGAGGCGTACGAGCTCGCCCAGGCGGCCGTGTTCGAGGCCGAAGCCGATATCGAGCGCTTGCGCGAGACGCTGCACGCCGCCGAGCGCGAACGCGATGCGCTCGCCGCGAAGACGGGCGCGCTCGCCCGGGCGCTCGACATGGAGGGCGGTTCGGCCGAACTCGTCGCCGCCCGCCTCGACGGGGTGCGCGGGCTCGTCGCCGATGCCGTGCAGGTGTCGCCGGGCTACGAGTCGGCGATCGCCGCGGCGCTCGGCACCCTGGCCGACGCGGTGCTCGTCGGCACCGCCGAGGACTCCTACCGTGTGCTGGCGTGGGCGACCGAGCACGAGCTCGGCCGCATCGACCTCGTGGTCGCCGAGGCCGCCGGAACCGAGGCCGGGGGAGCCGCGCCCGCCGGGGGTGCCGCGCCCGCAGGCACTGCGCCCCGGGCATCCGCCGCGGCCGCGCACGGCACGCCAGCGCACACCGTCGTCACCGCCCCGCCGGGCGTGCTCGGCATCCTCGCCCACGTCGCGATCGTCGACGATCTGGGGGCGGCGCGGGCCGCAGGCCCGGCGCTGGCCGGAACCGGGGCGACCGTCGTCACCCGCGACGGCGAGCTCGTCACCGAGCATGTGCTCCGCGGCGGCAGCGGCGCGAGCGCCGGCCGCATCGGCCTGCTCGCCGAACTCGAATCGGCCAAGGAACGGCAGGACGAGGTGCGCCGCCTCATCGAACGCTCCGGCGGCGAGCTCGAAGCCGGCCGTCGCGTACTGGAGCAGGCCAAGCAGGCCTCCGCGCAGGCCCTCGGCGAGCTGCGCGCGTTCGACGCGAAGCTCGCCGAACGCACCGAGAAGCTGAACCGCGCCCGGGTGCAGGCCGAGGCCGCTCTCGCCGAGGCCGAACGGCTCGGCGGCGCGGCCCGCACCGCCGCCGAGCAGGTCGCCGACGCCGAGCAGGCGGCTGCCGCCGCGAAGGAGGCGCTCGAGACCGCCCGTGCGGAACCTCGCCCCGTGCTCGACGCGAGCCGGCGCGACGGCGCGCTCGCCGAGGTGGAGCGGGCCCGCGAGTCCGAGGTCGAGGCGCGGCTCGCGCTCGAGACCGCCCGCGAGCGGGTGCGCGCCGAGGAGGCGCGCATCGTCGCCCTCGAACGCCGCTTCGAGGCCGAACGCCGTCAGGCCGAGGAGGCGGCCCGCCGTGCCGTGATCCGCCGCCGGCAGCTCGCCGCGGCATCCCGCGTCGCCCGGCTCGTGCCGCCCGTGCTGGAGTCGGCCCGCGCATCCGCCGCCGAGGCCCGCACCGAGCTCGCGAAGGCCGAAGCCGAGCGGGCCGGCCGCAACGAGGAACTGAACGCGATCCGCCGCACCGAGCAGGAGCTCCGCGAGCGCGTCCAGACCGTCACGGAGGACGTGCACGGCCTGGAGCTGCGCATCTACGAGAAGAAGCTGCACGTGCAGAGCCTCGTCGAACGGGCCGCGAGCGAACTCGGCCTCGAGGAGGACGTGCTGCTCGCCGAGTACGGCCCCGGGCAGCCGATCCCGGCCGAGACGGAGGACGCTGAGCCGGCCCCGTTCGTGCGCGCCGAGCAGCAGCAGCGGCTGCAGGCCGCCGAACGCAAGCTCGGCCGGCTCGGACGGGTGAACCCCCTCGCCCTCGAGGAGTTCGCGGCGCTCGAGCAACGGCACGCCTTCCTCACCGAGCAGCTCGCCGACCTCACGAACACCCGCAAGGACCTCCTCACGATCATCGAGGAGATCGACACGAAGATGGAGTCGATCTTCCGCAGCGCCTTCGAGGACACGCGGGCGGCGTTCGCCGAGGTGTTCCCGATCCTCTTCCCGGGCGGCACGGGCGATATCTCCCTCACGAACCCCGACGATCTGCTCACCACGGGCATCGAGGTGTCGGTGCGGCCGGCCGGCAAGAAGATCGAGCGCCTCTCGCTGCTGTCGGGCGGGGAGCGTTCGCTCGCGGCCGTCGCGTTCCTGCTGGCGATCTTCACGGCCCGGCCGAGCCCGTTCTACATCATGGACGAGGTCGAGGCCGCCCTCGACGACGCGAACCTCGGGCGACTGCTCACGACGTTCGAGAACCTGCGCGCCTCCAGCCAGCTCATCGTCATCACCCATCAGAAGCGCACCATGGAGATCGCCGACGCCCTCTACGGCGTCTCGATGCGGCAGGACGGGGTGTCGGCCGTCGTCGGCCAGCGTGTGCGCGAGGAGCTCGCGAGCGCATAG
- a CDS encoding uridine kinase, translating into MPDDAAISDPVTGMRAAVVARLWGELQRVRPEGRALIALDGFDGVGKTHLARELAEHADAVGGRALVSVGIDGFHRPRAERLRAGAGPEGFYRGSYRYRAFFEHVVDPLRFGEAVVPAIWDVARDEPVPKRPRDVPPTGIVVVDGIFLHRPELVDIWDDSVWVSAPFSVTVPRGNARFPRRGDDDPESPANRRYVEGQRMYLREADPESHAGWLFDNTDLDRPSLRHGLAEAAAQA; encoded by the coding sequence ATGCCCGACGACGCCGCCATCTCCGACCCTGTGACGGGTATGCGGGCTGCGGTCGTCGCGCGCCTCTGGGGGGAGCTGCAGCGGGTCCGCCCCGAGGGTCGCGCGCTCATCGCCCTCGACGGTTTCGACGGGGTGGGCAAGACGCACCTCGCGCGGGAGCTCGCCGAGCATGCGGATGCGGTGGGCGGGCGGGCGCTCGTGAGCGTCGGCATCGACGGATTCCATCGGCCGAGAGCCGAACGGCTTCGCGCAGGCGCCGGGCCGGAGGGCTTCTACCGGGGCTCGTACCGGTACCGGGCGTTCTTCGAGCACGTCGTCGATCCGCTCCGCTTCGGCGAGGCCGTCGTCCCCGCGATCTGGGACGTCGCCCGGGACGAGCCGGTTCCGAAACGGCCGCGAGACGTGCCGCCGACCGGCATCGTCGTCGTCGACGGGATCTTCCTCCACCGCCCCGAGCTCGTCGATATCTGGGACGACTCCGTCTGGGTGAGCGCACCGTTCTCGGTCACCGTTCCACGCGGGAACGCCCGGTTCCCGCGCCGGGGCGACGACGATCCGGAGAGCCCCGCGAACCGGCGGTACGTCGAAGGCCAGCGGATGTACCTGCGGGAGGCCGACCCCGAATCGCACGCGGGCTGGCTGTTCGACAACACCGACCTCGATCGGCCGAGCCTCAGGCACGGCCTCGCCGAGGCGGCCGCGCAAGCGTAG
- the lipB gene encoding lipoyl(octanoyl) transferase LipB yields MLDVITAGLAPDLVPYAAGLDLQRRIHAEVAAGARPDTLLLLEHEPVFTAGRRTEAHERPVDGTPVVDVDRGGKITWHGPGQLVGYPIVRLGEPVDVVAYVRRLEAVIIDALAAHGVAGQRVPGRSGVWIHRPAGTAKLAAIGIRVQSGTTMHGFAINCDNALDAFSRIIPCGIADAGVTTASEVAGRPVTPAGIAGTVAAALRAEFGTVAA; encoded by the coding sequence GTGCTCGACGTCATCACCGCAGGACTCGCCCCCGACCTCGTCCCCTACGCCGCAGGCCTCGACCTGCAGCGGCGCATCCACGCCGAGGTCGCCGCAGGCGCCCGCCCCGACACGCTCCTGCTGCTCGAGCACGAGCCCGTCTTCACCGCCGGCAGGCGCACCGAGGCGCACGAACGCCCGGTCGACGGCACCCCCGTCGTCGACGTCGACCGCGGCGGCAAGATCACCTGGCACGGCCCGGGCCAGCTCGTCGGCTACCCCATCGTCCGCCTCGGTGAACCCGTCGACGTCGTCGCCTACGTGCGCCGCCTCGAGGCCGTGATCATCGACGCCCTCGCCGCCCACGGCGTGGCCGGGCAACGGGTGCCCGGCCGCAGCGGGGTGTGGATCCACCGGCCCGCAGGCACCGCCAAACTCGCCGCGATCGGCATCCGCGTGCAGTCCGGAACGACGATGCACGGCTTCGCGATCAACTGCGACAACGCCCTCGACGCGTTCTCCCGCATCATCCCCTGCGGCATCGCCGACGCCGGCGTCACGACCGCGAGCGAGGTCGCCGGCCGGCCCGTCACCCCCGCCGGCATCGCCGGCACCGTCGCCGCCGCCCTCCGCGCCGAGTTCGGAACGGTCGCCGCATGA
- the ftsY gene encoding signal recognition particle-docking protein FtsY — protein sequence MAERASWSLGAALRGVFGAKRIDEDTWDDLESALIRADFGPAITEELVDRLRDDVARFRTTDPKDLQRMLRERVEDRLAKYDPTLKLTERPAVVLVVGVNGVGKTTTIGKFAYYLRNLGRSVVVGAADTFRAAAVEQLATWATRAGSVVVRPEREGQDPASVAFQTVELAKRDGVEVAIIDTAGRLQTKGGLMDELGKIRRVVEKQAPVSEVLLVLDATTGQNGLAQAEAFIEHAGVTGLVITKLDGSAKGGFVLAVQEKTGLPIKLIGQGEGIGDLTGFTPHVFAQKLVG from the coding sequence ATGGCAGAACGTGCATCCTGGTCGCTCGGTGCGGCGCTGCGTGGGGTCTTCGGGGCGAAGCGCATCGACGAGGACACCTGGGACGATCTGGAGTCCGCGCTGATCCGCGCCGATTTCGGCCCCGCGATCACCGAGGAGCTCGTCGACCGGCTGCGGGACGACGTCGCGCGCTTCCGCACGACCGACCCGAAGGATCTGCAGCGGATGCTGCGGGAGCGCGTCGAGGACCGGCTCGCGAAGTACGACCCGACCCTGAAGCTCACCGAGCGTCCGGCGGTCGTCCTCGTCGTCGGCGTGAACGGCGTCGGCAAGACGACGACGATCGGCAAGTTCGCCTACTACCTCCGCAACCTCGGCCGGAGCGTCGTCGTCGGCGCCGCCGACACCTTCCGTGCTGCGGCGGTCGAGCAGCTGGCGACGTGGGCGACGCGGGCCGGCTCGGTGGTCGTCCGCCCCGAGCGGGAGGGGCAGGATCCGGCATCCGTCGCGTTCCAGACGGTGGAGCTCGCCAAGCGCGACGGCGTGGAGGTCGCGATCATCGACACCGCCGGCCGTCTGCAGACGAAGGGCGGCCTCATGGACGAGCTCGGCAAGATCCGCCGCGTCGTCGAGAAGCAGGCGCCGGTCTCCGAGGTGCTGCTCGTGCTGGATGCGACGACGGGGCAGAACGGGCTCGCGCAGGCGGAGGCGTTCATCGAGCACGCGGGCGTCACGGGGCTCGTGATCACGAAGCTCGACGGCAGCGCGAAGGGCGGCTTCGTGCTCGCGGTGCAGGAGAAGACGGGCCTGCCGATCAAGCTCATCGGCCAGGGCGAGGGCATCGGCGATCTGACGGGCTTCACGCCGCACGTGTTCGCCCAGAAACTGGTCGGCTGA